The proteins below come from a single Aegilops tauschii subsp. strangulata cultivar AL8/78 chromosome 6, Aet v6.0, whole genome shotgun sequence genomic window:
- the LOC120967423 gene encoding uncharacterized protein, producing MYTLPLNFSKGVATDQSTDTKKRPREVNGPEPAKLKTQITDSSLGLPPCDSAFFLVSHPAATMVPKIAHYSQQQEYKDLADRSHENKVPKIAHYTQQQEYKDLADTSHENKVPKIAHHSQQQEYTEFADRSHDNKVLKNLYQRNKHMQPLIESFNGIPEESDLLHLGNQSLHMSNGKLAAHGVAQSYTELMQQMTVMSHLQSDNMAIPINSFTSFLTAGINSKHQATGPIASSNEQHLSNWGQYFVPSEQEHEEDDEANNEVDASHSDAESDVEREDGDKGNNEDEANRIDSESDGEHEFDCNSDENASYPDEAYTECNSDQNETDVEEDYLEQNTLSCDELLVERQHSELQNLEQSWNYQDSVYQQQMMRADQEVKARSSEEALQGPDYAETTDTDGTSGSDDSEFEAEQLQEVQQQTKNYEKDNSATFLESNEEDQNETFSPSGKEKMQDLVRSR from the exons ATGTATACGTTGCCACTAAATTTCTCAAAGGGAGTGGCTACAGATCAATCGACTGACACAAAGAAAAGG CCCAGAGAAGTAAACGGGCCAGAACCCGCTAAGCTAAAGACCCAAATAACAGACAGCTCACTAGGTCTTCCTCCTTGTGACTCTgctttcttcctcgtctcccATCCAGCCGCCACCATG GTACCTAAAATTGCACATTATTCTCAGCAGCAAGAATACAAAGATTTGGCAGATAGAAGTCATGAGAACAAG GTACCTAAAATTGCACATTATACTCAGCAGCAAGAATACAAAGATTTGGCAGATACAAGTCATGAGAACAAG GTACCTAAAATTGCACATCATTCTCAGCAGCAAGAATACACAGAGTTTGCAGATAGAAGTCATGACAACAAG GTGCTCAAAAATTTGTATCAACGCAACAAACATATGCAGCCACTTATAGAATCATTCAATGGGATTCCTGAG GAATCAGATTTGCTTCATCTAGGAAACCAAAGTTTGCATATGAGTAATGGCAAGCTAGCAGCGCATGGAGTCGCACAATCTTACACAGAACTAATGCAACAAATGACAGTCATGAGTCATTTACAAAGCGACAATATGGCAATACCTATAAACAGTTTCACATCATTCTTGACTGCGGGCATAAACTCTAAG CATCAAGCAACAGGCCCAATTGCAAGCAGCAATGAGCAGCATCTCAGTAATTGGGGACAATATTTTGTACCTTCAGAGCAGGAGCATGAAGAAGACGATGAAGCAAACAATGAGGTTGATGCAAGTCATAGTGATGCTGAATCTGATGTTGAGCGTGAAGATGGTGATAAAGGAAACAATGAAGATGAAGCAAATCGCATTGATAGTGAATCTGATGGTGAGCATGAATTTGACTGCAACAGTGATGAGAATGCAAGTTATCCAGATGAAGCTTACACAGAATGCAATAGTGATCAAAATGAAACAGATGTGGAGGAAGATTACCTGGAACAAAATACTTTATCCTGTGATGAGTTGTTGGTGGAACGCCAGCATTCAGAGCTGCAAAATTTGGAGCAAAGTTGGAACTATCAGGATTCAGTCTATCAGCAGCAAATGATGAGAGCCGATCAAGAAGTAAAAGCAAGGAGCTCTGAAGAAGCATTGCAAGGCCCTGATTATGCAGAAACAACTGATACAGATGGCACTAGTGGCAGCGATGATTCAGAGTTTGAAGCAGAGCAGCTACAAGAGGTCCAACAACAAACAAAAAACTATGAAAAGGATAACAGTGCTACATTTTTAGAATCAAATGAAGAGGATCAGAATGAAACTTTTAGTCCATCAGGCAAGGAAAAAATGCAGGACCTAGTAAGGAGCAGATGA